One stretch of Podospora pseudoanserina strain CBS 124.78 chromosome 4, whole genome shotgun sequence DNA includes these proteins:
- a CDS encoding hypothetical protein (COG:L; EggNog:ENOG503NU5M) — MRPAFPINPAAIPAIRTRKALLVVDLQNDFISPDGALPVSEPDDFMKRSLELVKVFRDSGAGDVVWVRSEFERHRSLSAEGEQIITANVPIRPPRPGSARGRPPTSREHDGAAMEADDEAFLSNGGAPKKPCVRKGTKGAELVAEVQEAVDATRDIVFTKTHYSAFASSQQELVQTLRRRFVTGLYVCGALTNISIYATALDAGRHGYEMTIVEDCCGFRNQLRHFNAVKQLVQLTGSQVVNASAVMQELQPPPADSRPSGLSPFISNMQLNRPSGSSVTPRKDKAPGPTSTSAKTAPPPPDRGASGPSTSTAAHQRPSQDAHVQVQQQYIHTPLEADSDSSPSGNDDESLRKQEKQPVTSGGGSKQGELSLSSPQGPARAPGAPITKSENATRVRTHARLRLRNSGSDKSFASPPRSPPNADPTPPAVKDSTEKKADPDEPHQTKRTKIEVGSETDNMDKKQHDSLKIEPDPEVEKITQQLTNSKIEVDSDSERDSKEPGSPKMEAGPDAKSVDVKLTSAVSEPSCEGDTHVITNVLSPTLAADAFERLLEEVSWAGMSHMGGEVPRRIAVQGEVDKDGNMPVYRHPADESPPLLPFSPTVLQIKTAIEKHLGHPVNHVLIQHYRGGDDYISEHSDKTLDIVPNSFIANLSLGAERTMVFRTKRRPSKHHQEETSPAEKAKRQIQRVPLPHNSLLRMGLSTNKHWLHAIRPDKRPPLSKSPSELSHSGHRISLTFRQIGTYINPSQTLIWGQGSPGKTFGEAQPVRNGQTPEAIQLLKAFSAENNDPAFDWEGFYAGGFTVLHMGTPKRYCLGSDVIANASVLFALGELGVNCAKGSVSTAGGRFEDNDPDRGVVEGWGNVLRYLDAVYGAGRRYDQFGPGQVAKRFMLLDRAVREFGEGIWRPVREGLGERLGGEEPGMGKVKKVVTVLLWEELEFWEGEVRAGAERGKGLFVLGGETASPVDFALWPVLHDIVRVCGEQVFAVSFGSKGKTTEEGEEEIKQVYLRKYYEGIKQRAGVRERVLGLWEGEPL, encoded by the coding sequence ATGCGCCCTGCgttccccatcaaccccgccgccATTCCGGCCATACGGACACGGAAGGCCCTGCTGGTCGTCGACCTCCAGAATGACTTTATTTCCCCAGACGGAGCTCTGCCTGTGAGCGAGCCTGACGACTTTATGAAGCGGTCCCTTGAGTTGGTCAAAGTTTTCCGAGATTCTGGCGCCGGTGATGTGGTCTGGGTCCGCAGCGAGTTTGAGCGTCACCGGTCATTATCGGCCGAAGGAGAGCAGATCATCACAGCCAACGTGCCAATACGCCCACCAAGACCAGGCAGCGCTCGGGGTCGCCCTCCCACCTCACGAGAACACGATGGCGCCGCGATGGAGGCTGACGACGAGGCATTTCTGAGCAACGGAGGGGCTCCGAAGAAACCCTGTGTTAGAAAGGGGACCAAAGGAGCCGAGTTGGTTGCAGAAGTCCAAGAAGCCGTCGATGCCACCCGGGATATTGTCTTCACCAAGACACACTACAGCGCCTTTGCCTCGAGTCAACAAGAGTTGGTGCAGACACTGAGGCGTCGCTTCGTGACAGGGCTGTACGTGTGTGGAGCCCTGACCAACATCAGCATCTACGCGACAGCGCTGGATGCAGGCAGACATGGATACGAGATGACGATTGTGGAGGACTGCTGTGGTTTCCGGAATCAGCTGCGGCACTTCAACGCCGTCAAACAGCTCGTGCAGTTGACGGGCAGCCAGGTGGTCAACGCCAGCGCAGTCATGCAAGAACTGCAACCGCCGCCGGCAGACAGCCGCCCGTCTGGGCTCTCCCCCTTTATCTCCAACATGCAGTTGAACCGGCCGAGCGGGTCTTCGGTCACACCACGGAAAGACAAGGCTCCCGGGCCCACCTCCACGTCTGCCAAGACggcgccgcctccaccagATCGGGGCGCAAGCGGGCCAAGCACTTCGACTGCTGCACACCAACGCCCTTCCCAAGACGCCCATGTCCAAGTCCAACAGCAATACATACACACGCCCTTGGAGGCTGACTCGGACTCGTCGCCGTCAGGCAACGATGATGAGTCGCTGAGGAAACAGGAGAAGCAGCCCGTCacgagtggtggtggatcaAAGCAGGGCGAGCTGTCATTGAGCAGCCCACAAGGTCCGGCCCGCGCCCCTGGCGCACCCATCACTAAATCTGAGAATGCCACTAGGGTAAGAACACACGCCCGACTACGGCTGCGCAATTCGGGTTCTGATAAAAGCTTCGCATCGCCGCCGAGGTCCCCTCCCAACGCTGACCCAACTCCGCCTGCTGTGAAGGACTCGACCGAGAAGAAAGCCGATCCTGACGAGCCGCACCAGACCAAGAGAACCAAGATCGAGGTGGGCTCTGAGACGGACAACATGGACAAGAAGCAACACGACAGCCTCAAGATCGAGCCAGACCCggaggttgagaagatcaCCCAGCAGCTGACCAACTCCAAGATCGAGGTAGATTCGGATTCTGAGAGGGACAGCAAAGAGCCTGGCAGCCCCAAGATGGAAGCTGGTCCGGATGCCAAGAGTGTGGACGTCAAACTCACCAGTGCTGTATCTGAGCCTTCCTGTGAAGGCGACACTCATGTCATCACCAATGTTCTTTCGCCAACTCTCGCGGCCGATGCCTTTGAACGTCTGCTGGAGGAAGTCAGCTGGGCCGGCATGTCCCACATGGGCGGCGAGGTTCCTCGTCGCATAGCCGTCCAGGGTGAAGTCGACAAGGACGGAAACATGCCCGTCTACCGCCACCCAGCCGACGAATcgccccctctcctccccttctcccccaccgtcCTCCAGATCAAGACCGCAATCGAAAAGCACCTCGGCCACCCCGTCAACCACGTCCTGATCCAACACTATCGCGGCGGCGACGACTACATCAGCGAGCACAGCGACAAAACCCTCGACATCGTCCCCAACAGCTtcatcgccaacctctccctcggcgCCGAGCGAACCATGGTTTTCCGCACCAAACGCCGCCCctccaaacaccaccaagaagaaacCTCGCCTGCGGAAAAAGCCAAACGCCAGATCCAACgcgtccccctcccccacaactCGCTCCTCCGCATGGGCCTCTCGACAAACAAGCACTGGCTCCACGCCATCCGCCCGGACAAACgaccccccctttccaaatCCCCCTCTGAACTCTCCCACTCTGGTCACcgcatctccctcaccttccgCCAAATCGGAACGtacatcaacccctcccaaaccctcatCTGGGGCCAGGGCTCCCCCGGCAAAACCTTTGGTGAAGCCCAACCCGTCCGCAACGGGCAGACTCCGGAGGCGATTCAACTCCTAAAGGCCTTTTCCGCCGAGAATAACGATCCGGCTTTTGACTGGGAGGGCTTTTACGCCGGCGGTTTTACTGTGCTGCACATGGGGACGCCGAAGCGGTACTGTCTCGGGAGCGACGTCATCGCCAACGCGAGCGTCTTGTTCGCgctgggggagttgggggtaAATTGCGCAAAGGGGAGCGTGAGCACCGCGGGGGGCAGGTTTGAGGATAACGATCCCGaccggggggtggtggaggggtgggggaaCGTGTTGAGGTATTTGGATGCGGTTTAcggggcggggaggaggtatgaTCAGTTTGGTCCTGGGCAGGTGGCCAAGCGGTTCATGTTATTGGACAGGGcggtgagggagtttggggaggggatttggCGGCCTGTtcgggaggggttgggggagaggttgggaggggaggagccCGGGATGggcaaggtgaagaaggttgTGACGGTGCTGCTgtgggaggagctggagttttgggagggggaggtcagGGCCGGtgcggagagggggaaggggttgttcgTGCTTGGGGGGGAGACGGCGTCGCCGGTGGATTTCGCCTTGTGGCCGGTGTTGCATGATATTGTAAGGGTTTGTGGGGAGCAGGTGTTTGCGGTGAGTTTTGGGAGCAAGGGGAAAACTacagaggaggggg
- the cpc2 gene encoding cross-pathway control WD-repeat protein cpc2 (COG:T; BUSCO:EOG092636T6; EggNog:ENOG503NUKD) gives MAEQLILKGTLEGHNGWVTSLATSMENPNMLLSASRDKTLIIWNLTRDETQYGYPKRSLHGHSHIVSDCVISSDGAYALSASWDKTLRLWELSSGTTTRRFVGHTNDVLSVSFSADNRQIVSGSRDRSIKLWNTLGDCKFTITDKGHSDWVSCVRFSPNPQNPVIVSAGWDKLVKVWELSSCKLQTDHIGHTGYINTVTISPDGSLCASGGKDGTTMLWDLNESKHLYSLNANDEIHALVFSPNRYWLCAATSSSIIIFDLEKKSKVDELKPDFANVGKKSREPECVSLAWSADGQTLFAGYTDNIIRAWGVMSRA, from the exons ATGGCTGAGCAACTCATCCTCAAGGGCACCCTGGAGGGCCAC AATGGCTGGGTCACCAGCTTGGCCACCTCGATGGAGAA CCCCAACATGCTCCTGTCGGCCTCTCGCGACAAGACCCTGATCATCTGGAACCTCACCCGCGATGAGACCCAGTACGGTTACCCCAAGCGGTCGCTCCACGGCCACTCTCACATCGTCTCCGACTGC GTTATCTCGTCGGATGGCGCTTATGCCCTCTCTGCCTCGTGGGATAAGACTCTCCGTCTTTGGGAGCTCTcctccggcaccaccacccgccgtTTCGTCGGCCACACCAACGACGTCCTGTCCGTCTCTTTCTCCGCCGACAACCGCCAGATCGTCTCCGGTTCCCGCGACCGCTCCATCAAGCTCTGGAACACCCTCGGTGACTGCAagttcaccatcaccgacaagGGCCACTCCGACTGGGTTTCCTGCGTTCgcttctcccccaacccccagaaCCCCGTGATCGTCTCTGCCGGCTGGGACAAGCTCGTTAAG GTTTGGGAGCTCTCCAGCTGCAAGCTCCAGACCGACCACATCGGCCACACCGGTtacatcaacaccgtcaccatcTCGCCCGATGGATCCCTCTGCGCTTCCGGTGGCAAGGACGGCACCACCATGCTCTGGGATCTCAACGAGAGCAAGCACCTCTACTCCCTCAACGCCAACGACGAGATCCACGCCCtcgtcttctcccccaaccgcTACTGGCTCTGCGCTGCCAcctccagcagcatcatcatcttcgacctcgagaagaagagcaaggttGATGAGCTCAAGCCCGACTTCGCCAACGTTGGCAAGAAGAGCCGCGAGCCCGAGTGCGTCTCCCTTGCGTGGAGCGCTGATGGCCAGACTCTGTTCGCTGGCTACACGGACAACATCATCCGTGCTTGGGGTGTCATGTCCCGCGCTTAA
- a CDS encoding hypothetical protein (COG:S; EggNog:ENOG503P4T3): MSSEARKRTAEPTDDELPAKRQRSVEGDIVSAVEQLQTLNIAPSITHEEMARAGLRRAIALALKHVGFDSSAKDAMEMFTTMVEEYVESLFGTVKINANAARRSQPIPRDFERALKYFNLTTTALEPHKKNPIPRAKRIPEYEPIPERDPVFVDMPVLGAELDGARDKESKLYIPKSFPAFPSIHTYRYTPETIETATVVDDWGSFASDSQSQTLNGSQATPQPQRPLAPEEIPHGDPKKLREAAAKEAKAGEAALRRLMRASKIAKQKEVWTSAQSRPARRERHELWESAMREFIEDDTRASGKEVASGGLHGEKGRFEIADHSMIVNTEKRYFRHEVPRSGARKALAAAQGISSKG; this comes from the exons ATGTCGTCCGAGGCGCGAAAACGGACGGCCGAGCCCACCGACGACGAGCTGCCAGCCAAGAGGCAACGAAGCGTGGAGGGCGACATCGTCTCGGCCGTGGAACAACTGCAGACATTGAATATCGCACCTTCCATCACCCATGAGGAGATGGCGCGCGCTGGACTGCGTCGCGCCATCGCCCTCGCCTTGAAGCATGTTGGATTCGACTCGTCCGCGAAGGATGCCATGGAGATGTTTACAACGATGGTGGAAGAGT ATGTCGAGTCGCTCTTCGGGACTGTCAAGATCAATGCCAATGCTGCTCGCCGTTCCCAACCCATTCCTCGCGACTTTGAGCGCGCGTTGAAGTACTTCAACCTGACCACCACTGCGCTCGAACCACACAAGAAGAATCCTATTCCAAGAGCCAAGAGGATACCTGAATACGAGCCGATACCAGAGCGCGATCCCGTTTTCGTCGACATGCCAGTACTCGGCGCGGAGCTGGACGGTGCTCGCGACAAGGAATCCAAACTCTACATCCCTAAGTCGTTCCCTGCCTTTCCAAGCATTCATACCTACAGATACACGCCTGAGACGATTGAGACCGCTACCGTGGTGGATGACTGGGGGAGCTTTGCTTCGGATTCACAATCCCAGACGCTCAACGGATCACAAGCCACGCCACAGCCGCAACGACCGCTTGCACCCGAGGAGATTCCCCATGGCGATCCCAAGAAGCTGCGCGAGGCTGCCGCAAAGGAAGCAAAGGCAGGGGAGGCGGCTCTACGAAGGTTGATGCGCGCCTCCAAGATCGCGAAGCAGAAGGAGGTCTGGACTTCGGCGCAGTCTCGGCCAGCGAGGCGGGAGCGTCATGAGCTTTGGGAGTCTGCTATGCGCGAGTTCATCGAGGATGACACGAGGGCCAGCGGCAAAGAGGTGGCGTCAGGAGGGTTGCATGGCGAGAAGGGCAGGTTCGAGATTGCCGATCATAGCATGATTGTCAACACGGAGAAACGCTATTTCAGGCATGAAGTCCCTCGAAGTGGTGCCAGGAAGGCTTTGGCCGCCGCTCAGGGTATCTCCAGCAAGGGTTGA
- a CDS encoding hypothetical protein (EggNog:ENOG503NYM2; COG:S) yields the protein MSNDTYDLEALQNGSLANLGLTKFKLTPTPSLTVFPDEIFTFGPSLTYLDLSGTGLSSLPPNFTTSLPNLKILFLSNCAFTTFPDLSSHHTLEMVAFRHNSLTSIPENTLPPKLRWLILTDNRIPSLPSSISSCPNLEKCLLAGNNLSTLPPSLTQCQNLTLLRLSANNFSSLPKFLFTAFPKLAYLSFAGNPCSLSSRKAHKLPFGLLDIPYSSLAISRVLGRGASGIISQAEWKPSPDSDFTEDVAVKMFRGSLTSDGRPEDEMEAVLLAGSHESLIGVVGKVTGYSEGEREGVKGGIVMSLVPRGYEVLGLPPDLESCTRDRFTEGERGWEMGKAVEMLTGIAGAGAHLHGRRICHGDLYAHNILASKEDGHGLLGDFGAASVYGEEEDGVERVEVAAFGRLVGDVLGLVEEGGEGERERAMRRGLEELQRRCEDGDVEGRPDFDEVVEVLRGMLGWRGVMRIPEVPN from the coding sequence ATGAGCAACGACACCTACGACCTCGAGGCCCTTCAAAATGGCTCCCTTGCCAACCTCGGCCTCACCAAGTTCAAGCTCACTCCCACGCCCTCCCTCACCGTCTTCCCTGATGAGATCTTCACCTTCGGACCCTCCCTAACCTACCTCGACCTCTCCGGGACAGgtctttcttctctcccACCCAATTTCACCACCtctctccccaacctcaaaatCCTTTTCCTCTCCAACTgcgccttcaccaccttcccggacctctcctcccaccacaccctaGAAATGGTCGCCTTCCGCCACAACTCGCTCACCAGCATACCCgaaaacaccctcccccccaaactccgCTGGCTAATCCTGACCGACAACcgcatcccctccctcccctcctccatctcctcgtgTCCCAACCTCGAGAAATGCCTCCTGGCGGGCAACAACCTCTctaccctccccccctccctcacccaatGCcaaaacctcaccctcctccgcctctcGGCCAACAActtttcttccctccccaagTTCTTGTTCACCGCCTTCCCCAAGCTAGCCTACCTCTCCTTCGCCGGAAAcccctgctccctctcctcccgcaaAGCCCACAAACTCCCCtttggcctcctcgacatccccTACagctccctcgccatctcccgcGTGCTCGGCCGGGGCGCCTCGGGCATCATCTCCCAAGCAGAATGGAAGCCCTCCCCTGATTCCGACTTCACAGAAGACGTAGCCGTCAAAATGTTCAGAGGTTCTCTCACGAGCGACGGCAGGCCggaagatgagatggaggcggTGTTGCTCGCCGGATCGCACGAGTCGTTGATAGGTGTTGTGGGAAAGGTCACGGGATATTctgaaggggaaagggaaggggtgaagggggggattGTGATGAGTTTGGTGCCGAGGGGGTATGAAGTTTTGGGCTTGCCGCCGGATCTGGAGAGCTGCACACGGGATCGGTTTACGGAGGGcgagagggggtgggagatggggaaggcggtggagatgcTGACGGGGAttgcgggggcgggggcgcATCTACATGGGCGGAGGATCTGTCATGGGGATTTGTACGCGCATAATATTTTGGCTAGCAAGGAGGATGGGcatgggttgttgggggattTTGGGGCGGCGAGCGTgtatggggaggaggaggatggggtggagagggtggaggtggcggcgtttgggaggttggtgggggatgtgCTCGGGCttgtggaagaagggggggagggggagcgggagagggcgatgaggagggggttggaggagctgcagaGAAGGtgcgaggatggggatgtggaggggaggcCGGATTTtgacgaggtggtggaggtgttgagggggatgttggggtggaggggagtgatgaggattcCGGAGGTGCCTAATTGA